CGCTTTATGTATTACTCGATGAACCAGGGCAGCAGCGTTATGTCGATTTTGGGACTATTGGACAGCTCGCCAAAGCTTATAAGGAAGGATTTGTGCATAGCGGCAGCTATGTGAACTTTCGGAAAAGGAAGCATGGGGCATCGTCGGCCGGCGTTCCGGGAAATGCATTTGTGGCTTTTAACCTCAACCACGATCAGGCCGGGAACCGCGCGGGCGGCGAGCGCCTTAGCCAGCTTGTGAGTTATGCGCGGCAAAAAGTGGCAGCCGCTGCGTTGATGCTCAGTCCGTATGTGCCAATGCTTTTCATGGGAGAGGAATATGGGGAGGATACGCCATTCTTTTTTTTCGTAAGCCATTCGGATCCGGAACTTATCGAATCTGTTATAGAAGGTCGCAGGCGCGAGTTCAAGGATTTTGGCGACACTAAAAAGTCGCTGAACCCGCAGAACGAGCAGACTTTTTTAAAGTCTAAAATAAAATGGCAGAAACGCACCGAGGGAAAATACGCAGCCTTGCTTGCCTGGACAAAAGCACTGATCACCCTTCGCCAAACACACCCGGCTTTGCGGAATTTCGACAAAGACGGTGTGATGGTTGATGTTATTAGTGAAAAGGCATTGGCGCTCAAACGAAGCAGCGAAGACCAGAAGGCCGATCTGTTTTGCTACCTCAATTTCTCTGATGAAGGGGTTCCAATCAAGCCCCCGGGGGCCGCATCGGGTTTTAAACTGATCCTTGACTCTGGTGAAAATGCTATTGCCGAATCGACGAATGAAGTGTTGGCCGGGCCGGGAGTTAAGATTTTCTCCCGCATTGAACCGGCTTTTTCAGGCAGAAAATTTTACACATAATCAGGTAAGGTGATGACAGCCTTGCCTTTAGCGCGCCCACTTTCGACGTATGTCAATGCATCATTTGCCTGCGCAAAGGGAAAGGTCTTATCTACTACCGGTCGTATGAATCCTGAATTGATCAAATCTGTGATCTTGCTCAGTTGGCTTCCGTTGGCCTCCATGAAAAGGAAGGAGTAGTCCACGCCTAGCCGTCTGGCTTTTCTTTTGGTCGCAAAGCTTAGCAGGAACATGATGATTTTTAGCATCAGATTCAAGCCCACTTTCCTGGCGAATGCTACGTCCGGCGGGCCGGATATGGAAATAAGCTTTCCGCCGGGTTTTAATATGCGCAGCGACTTTTCCAGGGTCTTTGCATCCTGGCTGTTCAAGACCACATCGTAATCCTTCAGAACAGTTTCAAAATCTTGTGTCCGATAGTCGATTACCACATCCGCACCCAGGCTTTCAACCATCTCAATGTTGGCGGCACTGGTGGTGGCCGCCACCGTGGCTCCAAGATGTTTGGCCAGTTGTATGGCGAAGGTGCCAACTCCACCGGAGCCTGCCTGGATGAACACTTTCTGACCCTTTTTCAGGTTCGCCTTTTCAACTAGCGCCTGCCATGCGGTAAGGCCTACCAATGGAATTGATGCGGCTTCTTCCATGGAAAGCGAGCCGGGCATCAACGCCACATCGGCTTCATGAATGGCAATGAGCTGGGCAAATGTTCCGATCCTTAAATCGGCTGGTCTTGCATATACCTGGTCTCCTGCCTTGAACTTTTTAACGCGGGTACCCGCCTTGATGACCACGCCTGCCACATCGTGCCCCATAATCAGGGGGAATTTATAAGGTAACATGGCTTTAAACTCGCCCGTTTCGATTTTGGAGTCCAGCAGGTTAACGCCAGCGGCGTGCACCCGGATCAGTACGTCGTTTTCACCGGGCACAGGGTCGGCAACCTCTGCCATCTGCATACCGTCTTTGGGTTTGTAACGATCAATGATGAATGCTTTCATATAGTTCCTTTGAATGTTTAATTGGTTATACATGTGGCCGAATGCCGTTTTAAGCAGTCCGGGGAGCGGTCAACCTTTTCAGGATTTCGGGTTGTATCAACTACCATACAACCACTCTTCATGTGGCTTATTGGGTAGCAAAAGCCCAAAACCGGACAAGGCACCTGCTGTTAAAATGGTTTGTGTCTCATATTACTTAGAAGATTGACTTTTGCTTTTGGCTGTCAATTCATTAAAAGTTGATGGCTTTTCTTCGGATTAAGTAATCCAAATGCATTTTTTGGGAAAAACCGGTTAATTAAATTAAATAGTTTTGCGTCACCCACACGGATCGTCTCCTGCTCTTTCCGTAAACCGTCGATAAGCCCTTTTACCATTTCTTCGGGGGATATTTTTTTGTCATTCCTTTCTTCCGTCATTTCGGTGGCGACAAGGGGTGGGATGAGCTCAAATACTTTAACATCACTGCCAATAATCTTTAAGTGTTCACGGAGCGAGACGGTATAGAAGGCCAGCGCAGTTTTGGACGACGAATAAGTAGCCTCAATTAGGGATGGAGCCAGACTCAGTATAGATGTTGTGTTGATTATCGCGGCTTCTTTCCTTGACTGTAACATGTCCATAAAAAGATTATTTAGCCTGATTACACCCAGGTAATTAACCTCCATTTCGTAGGCAGCACCTTCGGCATGTTTGTGATGTGCAATCCCAAGATTTGACGGTGGAACGAGTACAGCTGCATTATTGTAAAGGATATCAATGCCTCCGAGCTCTTTAATTTGATTGTAAAGGAGCGCGGCATCATTTGCATTGGCTACATCGCTTTTGATCGCAGTTAATTGTGGGTACATCTTTTTCGCAGCGTTCAGTTTCTGTTGGTTTCTGCCGGTTACAATCACTTTGGCTCCCAGGTCCAAAAATTGTCTTGCCGCATCAAGCCCTATCCCGGAGGCACCTCCGGTGATCAGTATTGTTTTTCCGTTTAGTTTCATATCGACTTAATGTAAATGTTTTTAAAGATTGAAAAATAGGTTGCCTTCTCTGAAATCGCTTTTTACAAACGCCTGGATTTTTAGTATCACCCAACCGAAGGCCAAAGTGGTTTGGTGAGGGGGGGGAATCTGATTGTCATTTTTAAATCATATTATTTTAGACTTTTTGGTCTATTTTTGTTCATTGATATCCCTTTTAATCTATTTTGATAAGAAGATTATGGTTCGTATTGTTCCAGTTCAGTTTTCAGACTTTTGATCAGCGCGTGCATCGGTTTGGCCGTATCCATGGCTCTGCACAGCACCACTCCACCCTCAATGGCGGCTACCATTTTGAAAGCAAAGACGACCGGATCCAGTTTAGCGGAAAATTCCCCATTCCGTATCCCTTCCTGAATGACGGCGGTGATCTCCTCTTGACCCGCCCTGATGATCGCACCAACTTTCAGTTTAGCTGCAGGATAGTTATCATCAGCCTCGACTGCGGTGTTGAAGATAGGGCATCCCCCTGGTATATAGGTATGGATCGGATCTTTATAAAAGTCCATAAATGCAAATATCTTAGCCTTTGCCGTTTTACCTTGATAGACTGCCATTCGTATTTTGTCACCAACCTTTTTCAATAAAAGGTCAACAACCTGTGCCGAAAGGTCGTCTTTGTTTTGAAAATGGCCATAAAGGCAACCTTTTGTCAGTTTGGTGGCGGCAAGTACATCATCTATGTTGACACCGGATATACCTTTCTCATTGTAGAGCGGTGCGGCTGTTTCAAGGATAAATTGTTTGGTCTTTTCTGATTTGGTGAGCATAGTCCCTCTTGTTGCGGTGCGACAAAAATATACTAAATAGTTTATTTTACAAAAAGTTTTTTTTCAGCCGTTACAAATCCAACATAAATAAGATTTAGGTTATGAATATCAAACAAGCCCAATTTTCCGTTTCGACATGAGCTGTTAAATATTTCTGTTTGATAATCATAACCTACAACTATGAATGATCGTACTATTCCAACCATTTCCGAATTTGGTGCCGAGCTCAGAAGCCAGGGATTCAAGGTTTTTGAAATTAAGGCTGGCGAAAATGTGGTCAGGACCTATAACAGGAAAGATTTCTACAAAATTTGCCTTGTTACGGGGCGTAGCCTTGTGCAGTACGCCGACCGTGGAATTGAAATCGACGCAAAGACTTTATTCTTTGGTAACCCGCATATCCCATACTCGTGGGAAATTATCTCGGAGGAATATACTGGGTATACCTGTTTGTTTTCGGAAAGTTTTTTAAAGGTCAACGGACGTTCGGAAAGCCTTCAGGAAAGTCCGCTGTTCAAAATCGGAGGGACGCCTATCTTTACATTGACTGAAGAGCAGCGTAATTTTATTGCGTCGATCTTTCGGAAAATGATTGCAGAAGATGCAACAGGTTATTTGTTTAAGCATGACCTGATGCGCAACTACATTAACCTGCTCATTCATGAGGCATTGAAAATTCAGCCTGCTGAGAATTTCTTTAAGCACAAAAATGCGGCGGAACGGACAGCTTCGATGTTTTTTGACCTTTTGGAAAGACAATTTCCGATTGAAAGTATCGATCAGCCAATGGAGTTTAAAACTGCCCAGGAGTTTGCCAACCGGCTATCGGTGCATGTCAATCATTTGAACCGTTCGGTGAAAGAAGTCACAGGCAAGCCCACCAGTGCCCACATTGCAGAGCGGATCATTATGGAGGCAAAAGCGCTTTTAATCCACACGGATTGGACGATTGCCGAAATCGGCTATGCGCTTGGATTCGAGTATCCTGCCTACTTCAACAATTACTTCAAAAGGCTCACCGGTACGGTGCCATCTTCGGTGCGACTGCAAGCTGTGTGATTTCCATAATGATTGGTTTGATTATCATCATTACAGGATGGTAGGACGTTGGTACCTTTGTAAAAAAGGCCCCACAGTTACGATCCAGTTATGAGAAACTGCAATGCTTCAATTCCGGAGAATGCTGGCAATACGAAGCAAAAACGTTTTAAGGTTTACAAAACGGCAGTTGGACTGGACATTCAGACGTCCAACACGCGCAGGGATTTTGCTAAAATTTACCTTATTACCGGCAACGCCTATATTCATGCTAGCGGAAAAACAATTCATACCGATGGGCCTATTCTGCTTTTTGAGCCACTAGCAGCTTACTCTCTGCATGAAGTTCCGGACACTGATCTAAGTTTCGCCTGTCTGTTTTCCAGAAATCTTCTGGATTATGACTTGTGTTCAAACACTTATCGGCAATTGATGACATTTGCCGGTATTTCAGCGCCCATATTTTTTCGCCTGGACAGCAAACAGAAGAACTTCATCGCTGGTATGTTTGAGCAAATCATTCTGGAACAGGATACGTCCTACACTTTCAGCTACGAGCTATTCAGCAATTATATGAACCTGATACTCCACGAGTATATGAACCTGATACTCCACGAGGTTCTTAAAAAAACGGCTGCAAGCATCCCAGCTTACCAGCCATTCCATCTCAATTAAATCTTGATCCTTTTACGACCTGCATCGTCAGCATTGTTTGATATCCATAACCTATGGTTTGGTAATCATTATCACAAAAGGTGATCAGCGAGGTAATTTTGCAACATTCTATTAATTCGCTTTTCCACTATGAAAGAAGAAAAATCAATTTCAACCAACGGGGAGCCGAGATGGATTGCGGTGTATTCCATATCACTTGCCGTGGCCGGACTAATCACTTCTGAATTCCTTCCTGTGAGTATTCTGACCCCGATCGCTCGGGACCTTCATGTGACAGAAGGGATGGCCGGGCAGGCGATCTCGGTTACGGCTTTGATCGCCATGTTTTCCAGCTTGTTCACCGCAATGCTGACGAAAAAAATTGACAGGAGGTGGGTACTGTTATCATTTTCGGTGTTGCAGATCATTTCAAATATCCTTGTGTCGCAGGCATCTTCGTTTCAGATGCTGATGGCTGGCAGGGTGTTGCTGGGTGTTGCGGTAGGTGGTTTTTGGGCCATGTCCACCGCTACCACGATGCGGCTGGTATCACAAGATCTGATCTCAAAAGCCCTTTCCATTGTTTTTGCGGCTGTTTCATTTGCGACCGTACTTGCCGCACCTTTGGGCAGTTTTCTGGATGGGACTGTTGGCTGGCGTAATGTATTTTTGCTGGTATCGGGCATTGGTGTTATTGCGCTGATTTGGCAGGCGCTCGTACTCCCGCCAATGCCGCCAAGCAGTCCACCACAGATGCAGACACTGATTTCGGTATTTGGGCG
The genomic region above belongs to Dyadobacter pollutisoli and contains:
- a CDS encoding MFS transporter; its protein translation is MKEEKSISTNGEPRWIAVYSISLAVAGLITSEFLPVSILTPIARDLHVTEGMAGQAISVTALIAMFSSLFTAMLTKKIDRRWVLLSFSVLQIISNILVSQASSFQMLMAGRVLLGVAVGGFWAMSTATTMRLVSQDLISKALSIVFAAVSFATVLAAPLGSFLDGTVGWRNVFLLVSGIGVIALIWQALVLPPMPPSSPPQMQTLISVFGREPVKRGMLGVTFSFAGYAIFFTYLRPFLENITHVPVTILTTILLFYGAANFFGAIIARFMIDKNLSLSMVAMSFLMSIVTALLIFLGGNMILASLFIAVWGFAFGSVQVGWPTWITLVVPDEAESAGSVLVATTQLAITLGAGLGGLVFDHMGIAGTFGLGSLVWLCAAWAIWRAMKGRVWKADSASGGMVHL
- a CDS encoding helix-turn-helix domain-containing protein — translated: MNDRTIPTISEFGAELRSQGFKVFEIKAGENVVRTYNRKDFYKICLVTGRSLVQYADRGIEIDAKTLFFGNPHIPYSWEIISEEYTGYTCLFSESFLKVNGRSESLQESPLFKIGGTPIFTLTEEQRNFIASIFRKMIAEDATGYLFKHDLMRNYINLLIHEALKIQPAENFFKHKNAAERTASMFFDLLERQFPIESIDQPMEFKTAQEFANRLSVHVNHLNRSVKEVTGKPTSAHIAERIIMEAKALLIHTDWTIAEIGYALGFEYPAYFNNYFKRLTGTVPSSVRLQAV
- a CDS encoding SDR family oxidoreductase: MKLNGKTILITGGASGIGLDAARQFLDLGAKVIVTGRNQQKLNAAKKMYPQLTAIKSDVANANDAALLYNQIKELGGIDILYNNAAVLVPPSNLGIAHHKHAEGAAYEMEVNYLGVIRLNNLFMDMLQSRKEAAIINTTSILSLAPSLIEATYSSSKTALAFYTVSLREHLKIIGSDVKVFELIPPLVATEMTEERNDKKISPEEMVKGLIDGLRKEQETIRVGDAKLFNLINRFFPKNAFGLLNPKKSHQLLMN
- a CDS encoding TetR/AcrR family transcriptional regulator; protein product: MLTKSEKTKQFILETAAPLYNEKGISGVNIDDVLAATKLTKGCLYGHFQNKDDLSAQVVDLLLKKVGDKIRMAVYQGKTAKAKIFAFMDFYKDPIHTYIPGGCPIFNTAVEADDNYPAAKLKVGAIIRAGQEEITAVIQEGIRNGEFSAKLDPVVFAFKMVAAIEGGVVLCRAMDTAKPMHALIKSLKTELEQYEP
- a CDS encoding NADP-dependent oxidoreductase, whose product is MYNQLNIQRNYMKAFIIDRYKPKDGMQMAEVADPVPGENDVLIRVHAAGVNLLDSKIETGEFKAMLPYKFPLIMGHDVAGVVIKAGTRVKKFKAGDQVYARPADLRIGTFAQLIAIHEADVALMPGSLSMEEAASIPLVGLTAWQALVEKANLKKGQKVFIQAGSGGVGTFAIQLAKHLGATVAATTSAANIEMVESLGADVVIDYRTQDFETVLKDYDVVLNSQDAKTLEKSLRILKPGGKLISISGPPDVAFARKVGLNLMLKIIMFLLSFATKRKARRLGVDYSFLFMEANGSQLSKITDLINSGFIRPVVDKTFPFAQANDALTYVESGRAKGKAVITLPDYV